In Agromyces sp. Leaf222, the genomic window CCGCGACGATGCGGTCGAACAGCTCGAGCATGAGCGGCTCGAGCGGACCGAGCACGCTCGTCATGCTCACGAGCACGACCTCGGGCCTGCCTGGCACCGTGATCCAGTAGTCGGCGGTGATCGACTCGGCGGTCGTGGCTTCGGATGCCGCGTCGGGCTGCGATGCGTTCGGCTCGCCGGGGTGCGGGGCAGCAGTCGGGCTCGCGTCGGCCCCGCGGCGCAGCACACGGCGCAGCACGATGGACTCGCCCTTCGCGAACGCGACGCCGCCCGCCGCCTGGAACGCCGACCAGGCCTCGCCCGCATCCGGGGCCGCACCGGCCGCACCGGTCGCGACCTCGGCGCCGCCTGCACGCGCCAGCCCGCTGACCACGCGGTCGGCCAGCACCTCCGGCGCGGGGTTCGTGCCGAAGACGCCCGGGAGCGCGTACTCGGTGACCGTCGAGGCGAAGGCGATGCCGCCGTCGTTCGACTCCGAGACGTGCATCGCCACGGCTCCGGCGCGCACCGCCTCGTCGAGGGCGTGGGCCAGCTTCACGCGGTGCTCCGCCCGCGTGCGGGCGAGATCGTCGCGGCGGCCGTACTTCGCGCGCACGAACTCCGAGATCGCGTGGGCGCGCTCCTCGCCGTCGGCATCGAGTGGTGCACGCCACCAGGCGCCGGGCAACGCGAACTCGAGACGCGGCGCGAGGGTTCGGGACACCGCCATCAGCCGAGGATCCTCATGTCGCGCAACGCGTCGACCGGGATGCTCGCCGTGCCGGGATCGATCATCGTCTGGCCGTCGACCCCGGTCTGCAGCAGCGGCTCCTCGAGGTCGAGTTCGACGTCGGCCGCCGACACGGCGACGACTCTGACCGCGTCGAACGAGTCGGGAACGGACTCGCGCAGCACGAGCATCGCCGAGTCGAGCGCAGCTCCGGGGAGTTCGTCGCCGATCATGTCGAGTTCGACCATGAGGAAGGTCTCCGCCCCCTCTGCACCCTCGCCGATGCGAACCTCGGCGAACTCGGGCGACGCGACGCGCACGGCGTCGGCGATGTCGTCGTACGCCTCGTCGTGGCTGACGCCGGCGTTCGCGCTCTCGCCCGGAAGCGCCGCGCATCCGCCAAGAGCCAACGTGACGAGGATGACGCCGAGCGCCACTGCGCCGATTCTCGACCTCACGCGAGCGACCTACTCGCCGAGGCCGCGCAGAGCGGCCGCCTGGATGCTCGCGAGGCGCGGGTTGATCATGAAGACCCCGTCGATGCCCGTCTGCTGCATCGGCACCTCGAGCTCGAGGCGATCACCGCCTGCCGTGCGCGCGACCACCCGAACGGTGTCGTACTGCTTCGGCACGGTGGTGCCGACGGCGCCGAGGGCTGCGGTCAACGCGTCGATGGGCAGGTCGTCGCCGACCATGTCGAGCTCGACGAAGAGGTAGCGGGAGAGGCCGTCGACGCCGTCTTCGACGTAGACCTCGGCGAATTCGGGCGAGGCGGCGCGCACGGCGTCGGCGACGTCGTCGTGCGCCTCGGCTGCACTCGGCGCCGCGCACGCACCGAGCGCCACCACCAGGGCCACCACCATGCCGCCGAGCGCGACCCTACCGAGACGATTCACCATGCTGAGCACCCTACCTACTCCGCGAACGTGTATTGAGCGCTGTCGCCGACGGTGCCGAAGAACTGCGCGAGTCCGTCGTCGATGGTCGGGTCCGCAGCGAGGAGGTCGCGCGCGGTCTGCTGGTAGGCGACGTTGTTGTGCGGCTGGGCCGAGTACGGCTCCCCCGTCGACGGGTTGACCCCTGGAGGCACGTCGCGGGAATAGGTCGTCCAGGTGTCGGTCGAACGCGGTGGTCCGGTGAGGTCGAGCTGGTGCACGATGTCGCCCTCGTGCTGCATCGAGACGACCGTCGTCTTCGACGGGATCGCCATGTCGTCGATGGGCGCGCCGTAGGCCACCACGCCCTCGAAGTTGAACGCATCGGACCGGTTCGCCGCGAGGTGTCCCGCGAGGATGCCGCCCTGGCTGAACCCCACGAGCAGCACGGGGTCGTCGGGCCCGATGCCGGCCTTCGTCATCGCGTCGAGCACGGCACGCTCGTATTGGGTGCGCACGTCGGGGAAGAGGCGGAGCACGATGTTCGTGTCGAGGTCGTTGACCGCGCCGTCGCCGTTCATGTCCTGTCCGAAGAAGACGCCGGCGGCCTGCCAGTCCTGCGTGCTCGGCAGCGTCACGATGTAGCGCGCCGGCTCGCCCTCCATGCGGACGATGTCGACGACGGTCTGGGATTCGCCGCCCATCGTGTCGGAGAGTCCCTCGAGACCGACGAGGTCGTCGAGGCTGTCGATCTCGGTGACCGCGTTCGCATCCTCCCAAGCCGCATGCGACTCACGGCTCTCGTCGGCGCCGGGCTCGAACGGCGTGACCTCGGGCGTCGGCGCGAAGATCTCGATCGCCACGCGCCACGCGAGCACGAGCGCGATGAGACCGGCCGCGCCCAGCACGAGTGACCAGAAGAGCGGGCTGCTGAGCAACAGCAGTGCGAGCCCGACGACTGCGGCCAGGATCACCGCGATGGCCGCCGCGACGAGGAGCACGAGCCCTGCGGTGACGAGCAGCAGCCCGGCGATGAGCGCGATGGCCACGAACGCGAGCAGCGCTGCGGCCACGACGACGATGAGCAGGGCAGCGATCGCGAGTGCCGCGACGATGAGCGCGGCAACCACCGCGAGGCCGAGCAGCACGATCGCGGCGACCACCACCAGCACTGCCGCGATGAGCACGATGACCGCCTCGACGATGGCCATCACCGCCGCGACGACAGCCCCGGCGATCGCCTTGAGCGCATCGCCGATCGCGTCGAACACGGCGCCGAACGCACCGCCCACGTCATCCCAGAACGAGTCGTTGAGGTCGCTGCCGTCGACGACGCCACGAATGCGCTCGATCGCCGCCCGCGCGGCGCGATCCCTGGCCTCGACGGCCTCCTGCCAGCGCTGTCGCGCCGATTCGGCTGCCCCGTCACTTCGGTCGAGTTCGGCGCCGACGGCGGTGATCGAGCGCTCGAGGGCCCGGATGTCGGCTGCCGCGGCGTCGTCGGGCATCGCCCGCAGACGCGAGCGCAGCGTGCGGTCACGGGCCTCGAACGTCGCGGACTGGCCGGCGGCGTCATCCGCGTCGCGGATGGCGCGATCGGCATCGTCCTGCGCGGACTCGAGGGCCGATGCGTAGTCGACGAGCGCGTCGCCGGTCTCGCCGTATCGCCGCTCGGCGGCGCCGATGTCGCCGGCGAGCCTCGCGGCATCCGTTCGCACGCGATCGATCGCGAGGCTGACCATCGCCGACGGCTCGGCGATGCGGTCGAGGGTGGCGACGGCATCGCGGATCGCGGAGGCGGTCTCGGCGTAGCGCTGGCCGGTGCGGCGAAGCACGACCGGGTCACCGGGAAGCGGATGCATCAGTTCTCCTCACGTGCGGCCAGCGAGCGATCGATCTCGGTGAACGCGAGATCGATCTCGGTGAGCACGCCCGCGAGCTTGCCCAGGTTCTCGGCGAAGTCCTGCCGGCGGTCGTCCCACGTCGAGGCGAACCGCTCGATCGCGTGGGCGAGATCGGGGTGCCCCGCCGCATCGGCCGCGTCGTGCGCGGACTGGTCGCTCTCGTCGAAGACCCGCTTGATGGCGCGGGCATCGCTCGCGGCGCCGCCGATCGCGGCGAGGTCGAGCTTCACGAGGTCTGCCATGCGGACTCGCCTTTCACGGTGTCGACGTCAGGACAGTGACGACCATACGAGGTCGCGCACCCCGGACGGAATGGGGAGCGCTCCCCCGTGATGGCACCGGCCGCCACGACCCCGACCGTGGCCGCGCGCGTCATCGTCTGGTCATCGCCAGTCTTCGCGGGAGCGCACTCGCTGCTGCGCCTCGTCGAACTGCGCCGCCGTCAACGTGCCTCGATCGGCGAGCAGACGCACGGCTTCGAGTTCGGCATCGAGCAGGGCCGCACGCTCGTCGGCGGTGCTCAAGCGGTAGACGTGGCGACGCCATTCGGTGAGGCGCTGCTCGAGCTTCGCGCGATACTCGGGCGACTCCGCGACCTCGGGCGGAAGCGCCGAGGACCCACGGACCTTGCGCCCGCCGGCCCACTCCGGCCGCTCCCGGTCGTGCCGGAACGCGAACACGGCGAGCACGAGGCATCCGATGGTCGCGACGATCTGGAGGACGAGCCCGAAGACCGCCTCGGGATGGAACTGGAGTTCCTCACCCGAGCGGAGCACGATGGACACGCCGATCGCCCAGATCACCGTGATCAGCACGAACATCGGCGCTCCGAAGTTGCCTGAGCGATAGAGCGGGTTCGACGTGCGCTTGGGCTCGAGCCACACGAAGAGGCCCAGCGCCACGGCCATCGCGAGGCCCGAGGGCAGCGCGCCCGAGACGGGGTCGAGCGCGGAGCTGCCGGTGCGCCCCGTCATGATGAGCGCGGGCGCGATCAGCGAGAGCACCAGCGCGATGACGCTCCACCAGCGATAGGCCTTCGACGTCTTCTTCGGCGCGACGTCGCGCAACGGCTGAACCAGGTCGAGCTCGGCCCGCTCGACGGTCGAGACGATGGTCGGATACCCCTTGGCGGCATCGGCATGGCTCGCGAGCAGCGCCATGAGCGGCACGCCCGCGAGCGCCTCCTCGGCCGAGAGCGTCGACGGCACGCGCCGGATCGCCGCGGCCAGCTCGACGTTCACGCCATCGGTCGACAGGTCTCGTTCGCTCATCGGGCCACTCCAGAAGCTGCGGCGACGCCACGCGGGTCGATGCCCGCGAAGAGTGCGTCGATGTCGTCGAGTCGAAAGGTGAGCCGGCGGGGGTCGTCGTCGACCGACACGAGGTACACCGCCCAGTCTCCGGACACCGCGACCCACTCCCCCTTCGCGAGGATGCCGGGCCGCGCCTCGGGGCCAGCGTCGTCATCCGCGGCGATCGGCGACAACGTCAGACGCCGCACCGCGTCGTCGAACGACGCGACGGCGAGCGCGTCGACGGCGGGCTCGATCAGCGTCGCGCCGGCGTCGGGCAGCAGCGCCGCGGCATCCGAACCGTCGTGATCGCGTCGCTGCACGTACACGTCGACCCAACCGGCCGGGTCGCCGTCGATCGGGAAGAACCAGAACCGGGCGCCCACGTGCTCGGTCGGGAACGCCGCGATCGCGGCCGCCTGATCGCGCAGCGGGTCACGGAACTCCGCCGCCGACTCGCGGCCCTGCGTGAGCTCGTCGGCGATCCACTCCGCCCACTCGTCGCCAGAGGCCCACTGCTCGTCGGCGAACGCGACGGGAACACGAACCCACCGGTCGGAGTCGAATGAGATCGGGAAGGTCTGCTTCACGCTGCGGGCACCCATCTGAACGTCGACATGATCGCCTCGCACGTGAACACCAGGCCCCTGGCCAGCTCGGCGGAGTTGTCGTCGTCGACCGACAGCACCGAGGCCTGGAAGACCAGCGCCCGGCGCTGGTCGCCCCCGGGCACCGGCACGACGTACGTGAGCTCGTCGGTGTGCACCGCGGCCGAGTCGTCGCGGAACTGGGAGGCGCGGCGGATCAGGTGCATCTCGACCTCGGCCGGGGCCGCCTCGACGGCGCCGCCCTTGGCGAGCCTCGCGAGCGCGGCGTTCCAGGTCACGCCCGTCGGCACGACGAACGGCGAGACCGCGATGATCGCCGGCATCGGCGCCCCCTCGCGCTCGGGTGCGACGTAGACCTCGAACACTCCCCGGTCGCGGAGGGAGCTCTTGAGTCGCGAGAGCATGCTGCGGAACTCGAGCACCAGGTCGGCTCGTCCCGCGCCCTTCATGGCCTGCAGCGCACTCGCCGTGGCCGCGTCGTCGGTCAGCGCCGACGGAGGCAGCTTGGTCCACCCGGGCGGGCAGAGCAGGGTGTACGACACCTTCGGCGTCTGCACGCCGGTGAGTTCGTCACGGAGCGAGCTCAAGGAGGCTCCTCGGCTTTCTGGGGAGCGGCCGGTCATCGACCTCGGACGAAGTCGATCGCACCGCCGATGAAGTCGGGCATGTCGGGCAGCGGCAGGCCGGTGGCCTGCGCTGTCTGATAGCCACCGTACCCGGTGTTCCAGAGGTTCAGGCCCTGGCCTGCGAGCGACGGCATCGTGCTGAACTGCGTGGCCCACGTCGCCGCACGACCGCCGGGCGGCAGGACGCCGGCGCCGGGCCATGCCGAGGCGAGCCGCTGGGTGAGCGTGTACGCCTCGCCGTCGAACCGGGAACCGCCGTTGCGCAGCGCGTTCCACGTGTTGCCGAGCCAGCTGCCGCGGCTCGCGCGCAGGAAGTCGTCTGCCAGGCCGGATGCCGCGGCATCACGCGCCGCACGGTTTCCGACGAAGCGGCCGGCGCCCGTGACCGTGCGAAGGTCGCGGACGATGGCGTTGCGCCCGATCGCGAGGAACCCACTCGACGCATTGCCGAAGCCGAGGCCCGCACGGAGGGCGCCCATGCCGCCGCGACCCGCCGCGAGCCCCTTGCCGAACGCACCGAGGAACGGCAGCACGCCGATCGCGTCGAACGCGATATCGGTCCAGCTGACGCGCTTCGAGCCGCAGGCCATCATGATGCAGTGCGCGACGAGGGCGACGATGCCCGCCACCGCGGCGATCGCGAGGAAGATCGGACCCCCGATCACGAGGGCGGCGATGACGGCGATGGTCGCGATGACGGTCGCCACGG contains:
- a CDS encoding alpha/beta hydrolase, with protein sequence MHPLPGDPVVLRRTGQRYAETASAIRDAVATLDRIAEPSAMVSLAIDRVRTDAARLAGDIGAAERRYGETGDALVDYASALESAQDDADRAIRDADDAAGQSATFEARDRTLRSRLRAMPDDAAAADIRALERSITAVGAELDRSDGAAESARQRWQEAVEARDRAARAAIERIRGVVDGSDLNDSFWDDVGGAFGAVFDAIGDALKAIAGAVVAAVMAIVEAVIVLIAAVLVVVAAIVLLGLAVVAALIVAALAIAALLIVVVAAALLAFVAIALIAGLLLVTAGLVLLVAAAIAVILAAVVGLALLLLSSPLFWSLVLGAAGLIALVLAWRVAIEIFAPTPEVTPFEPGADESRESHAAWEDANAVTEIDSLDDLVGLEGLSDTMGGESQTVVDIVRMEGEPARYIVTLPSTQDWQAAGVFFGQDMNGDGAVNDLDTNIVLRLFPDVRTQYERAVLDAMTKAGIGPDDPVLLVGFSQGGILAGHLAANRSDAFNFEGVVAYGAPIDDMAIPSKTTVVSMQHEGDIVHQLDLTGPPRSTDTWTTYSRDVPPGVNPSTGEPYSAQPHNNVAYQQTARDLLAADPTIDDGLAQFFGTVGDSAQYTFAE